A single region of the Sorghum bicolor cultivar BTx623 chromosome 9, Sorghum_bicolor_NCBIv3, whole genome shotgun sequence genome encodes:
- the LOC110430066 gene encoding probable protein S-acyltransferase 16 isoform X4 — protein MGGRQGYLTLPIFSVVAAIGYVYYTTVFVAVPRWLGLSTAAGVANATAFTALAAACLATYAVAVRRDPGRVPPGFVPDVEDAESTVHEIKRKGGDLRYCQKCCHYKPPRAHHCRVCKRCVLKMDHHCIWINNCVGHENYKIFLVFVLYAVVASFYALGAFCTVFLKMSSQAAILLEHPLSSRLSLMACSTMKELEQCGWQKKVLGPNIFCWLCPVLNTVGNGLRYRTSYDIPISTPPM, from the exons ATGGGGGGCCGGCAGGGGTACCTCACCCTGCCGATCTTCTCCGTGGTCGCGGCGATCGGGTACGTCTACTACACCACGGTGTTCGTGGCCGTGCCGCGGTGGCTGGGCCTGTCCACGGCTGCGGGGGTAGCCAACGCCACCGCGTTCACTGCGCTAGCAGCCGCCTGCCTCGCCACCTACGCCGTCGCCGTGCGCAGGGACCCCGGGCGGGTGCCCCCGGGCTTCGTGCCCGACGTCGAGGACGCCGAGAGCACCGTTCACGAGATCAAGCGCAAG GGTGGTGACTTGAGATATTGTCAGAAATGTTGCCACTATAAACCTCCACGTGCACACCATTGCCGTGTTTGCAAGAGATGTGTTCTAAAAATG GACCATCATTGCATTTGGATTAATAACTGTGTTGGACATGAGAACTACAAGATTTTCTTGGTCTTTGTATTGTATGCTGTGGTTGCAAGCTTCTATGCATTG GGAGCGTTTTGCACAGTGTTCCTAAAGATGAGCAGCCAGGCAGCGATTCTTCTCGAACATCCATT AAGTTCAAGATTGTCATTAATGGCTTGCAGTACCATGAAGGAGTTAGAGCAATGTGGTTGGCAGAAAAAG GTTCTGGGGCCTAACatattttgctggctctgcccTGTATTGAATACTGTTGGAAATGGCCTCCGGTACCGTACATCCTATGATATTCCGATATCTACGCCACCAATGTGA
- the LOC110430066 gene encoding probable protein S-acyltransferase 16 isoform X3 produces the protein MGGRQGYLTLPIFSVVAAIGYVYYTTVFVAVPRWLGLSTAAGVANATAFTALAAACLATYAVAVRRDPGRVPPGFVPDVEDAESTVHEIKRKGGDLRYCQKCCHYKPPRAHHCRVCKRCVLKMDHHCIWINNCVGHENYKIFLVFVLYAVVASFYALILIIGSVLHSVPKDEQPGSDSSRTSIKFKIVINGLQYHEGVRAMWLAEKGGDLYHHPYDLGVYENLISVLGPNIFCWLCPVLNTVGNGLRYRTSYDIPISTPPM, from the exons ATGGGGGGCCGGCAGGGGTACCTCACCCTGCCGATCTTCTCCGTGGTCGCGGCGATCGGGTACGTCTACTACACCACGGTGTTCGTGGCCGTGCCGCGGTGGCTGGGCCTGTCCACGGCTGCGGGGGTAGCCAACGCCACCGCGTTCACTGCGCTAGCAGCCGCCTGCCTCGCCACCTACGCCGTCGCCGTGCGCAGGGACCCCGGGCGGGTGCCCCCGGGCTTCGTGCCCGACGTCGAGGACGCCGAGAGCACCGTTCACGAGATCAAGCGCAAG GGTGGTGACTTGAGATATTGTCAGAAATGTTGCCACTATAAACCTCCACGTGCACACCATTGCCGTGTTTGCAAGAGATGTGTTCTAAAAATG GACCATCATTGCATTTGGATTAATAACTGTGTTGGACATGAGAACTACAAGATTTTCTTGGTCTTTGTATTGTATGCTGTGGTTGCAAGCTTCTATGCATTG ATTCTGATCATAGGGAGCGTTTTGCACAGTGTTCCTAAAGATGAGCAGCCAGGCAGCGATTCTTCTCGAACATCCATT AAGTTCAAGATTGTCATTAATGGCTTGCAGTACCATGAAGGAGTTAGAGCAATGTGGTTGGCAGAAAAAGGTGGAGATCTCTATCATCATCCATATGACCTTGGTGTCTATGAGAATCTTATTTCA GTTCTGGGGCCTAACatattttgctggctctgcccTGTATTGAATACTGTTGGAAATGGCCTCCGGTACCGTACATCCTATGATATTCCGATATCTACGCCACCAATGTGA
- the LOC110430066 gene encoding probable protein S-acyltransferase 16 isoform X1 has translation MGGRQGYLTLPIFSVVAAIGYVYYTTVFVAVPRWLGLSTAAGVANATAFTALAAACLATYAVAVRRDPGRVPPGFVPDVEDAESTVHEIKRKGGDLRYCQKCCHYKPPRAHHCRVCKRCVLKMDHHCIWINNCVGHENYKIFLVFVLYAVVASFYALILIIGSVLHSVPKDEQPGSDSSRTSINLSNWQIICGVILSPLALALAVLLGWHIYLILQNKTTIEYHEGVRAMWLAEKGGDLYHHPYDLGVYENLISVLGPNIFCWLCPVLNTVGNGLRYRTSYDIPISTPPM, from the exons ATGGGGGGCCGGCAGGGGTACCTCACCCTGCCGATCTTCTCCGTGGTCGCGGCGATCGGGTACGTCTACTACACCACGGTGTTCGTGGCCGTGCCGCGGTGGCTGGGCCTGTCCACGGCTGCGGGGGTAGCCAACGCCACCGCGTTCACTGCGCTAGCAGCCGCCTGCCTCGCCACCTACGCCGTCGCCGTGCGCAGGGACCCCGGGCGGGTGCCCCCGGGCTTCGTGCCCGACGTCGAGGACGCCGAGAGCACCGTTCACGAGATCAAGCGCAAG GGTGGTGACTTGAGATATTGTCAGAAATGTTGCCACTATAAACCTCCACGTGCACACCATTGCCGTGTTTGCAAGAGATGTGTTCTAAAAATG GACCATCATTGCATTTGGATTAATAACTGTGTTGGACATGAGAACTACAAGATTTTCTTGGTCTTTGTATTGTATGCTGTGGTTGCAAGCTTCTATGCATTG ATTCTGATCATAGGGAGCGTTTTGCACAGTGTTCCTAAAGATGAGCAGCCAGGCAGCGATTCTTCTCGAACATCCATT AACTTATCGAATTGGCAGATTATCTGTGGGGTCATTCTTTCTCCATTAGCGTTAGCGTTGGCAGTGCTCTTGGGCTGGCATATTTACCTCATATTACAGAATAAAACTACAATTGAG TACCATGAAGGAGTTAGAGCAATGTGGTTGGCAGAAAAAGGTGGAGATCTCTATCATCATCCATATGACCTTGGTGTCTATGAGAATCTTATTTCA GTTCTGGGGCCTAACatattttgctggctctgcccTGTATTGAATACTGTTGGAAATGGCCTCCGGTACCGTACATCCTATGATATTCCGATATCTACGCCACCAATGTGA
- the LOC110430066 gene encoding probable protein S-acyltransferase 16 isoform X2: protein MGGRQGYLTLPIFSVVAAIGYVYYTTVFVAVPRWLGLSTAAGVANATAFTALAAACLATYAVAVRRDPGRVPPGFVPDVEDAESTVHEIKRKGGDLRYCQKCCHYKPPRAHHCRVCKRCVLKMDHHCIWINNCVGHENYKIFLVFVLYAVVASFYALILIIGSVLHSVPKDEQPGSDSSRTSIIICGVILSPLALALAVLLGWHIYLILQNKTTIEYHEGVRAMWLAEKGGDLYHHPYDLGVYENLISVLGPNIFCWLCPVLNTVGNGLRYRTSYDIPISTPPM, encoded by the exons ATGGGGGGCCGGCAGGGGTACCTCACCCTGCCGATCTTCTCCGTGGTCGCGGCGATCGGGTACGTCTACTACACCACGGTGTTCGTGGCCGTGCCGCGGTGGCTGGGCCTGTCCACGGCTGCGGGGGTAGCCAACGCCACCGCGTTCACTGCGCTAGCAGCCGCCTGCCTCGCCACCTACGCCGTCGCCGTGCGCAGGGACCCCGGGCGGGTGCCCCCGGGCTTCGTGCCCGACGTCGAGGACGCCGAGAGCACCGTTCACGAGATCAAGCGCAAG GGTGGTGACTTGAGATATTGTCAGAAATGTTGCCACTATAAACCTCCACGTGCACACCATTGCCGTGTTTGCAAGAGATGTGTTCTAAAAATG GACCATCATTGCATTTGGATTAATAACTGTGTTGGACATGAGAACTACAAGATTTTCTTGGTCTTTGTATTGTATGCTGTGGTTGCAAGCTTCTATGCATTG ATTCTGATCATAGGGAGCGTTTTGCACAGTGTTCCTAAAGATGAGCAGCCAGGCAGCGATTCTTCTCGAACATCCATT ATTATCTGTGGGGTCATTCTTTCTCCATTAGCGTTAGCGTTGGCAGTGCTCTTGGGCTGGCATATTTACCTCATATTACAGAATAAAACTACAATTGAG TACCATGAAGGAGTTAGAGCAATGTGGTTGGCAGAAAAAGGTGGAGATCTCTATCATCATCCATATGACCTTGGTGTCTATGAGAATCTTATTTCA GTTCTGGGGCCTAACatattttgctggctctgcccTGTATTGAATACTGTTGGAAATGGCCTCCGGTACCGTACATCCTATGATATTCCGATATCTACGCCACCAATGTGA